The genomic stretch TGCTTTGCTCCCGTCAGCCGAAGGTCTTCTCTCAACAAATCGAGAAGCACGCGATCCGGCTCAACGATGAACTGGTGGGAACGGCCGTTAACCTTCATTACCACTTTCTTCATCTGGTTTCGCTCCTTTCGCGCACAAGACATTGGCACCGGGCCACACTCACGCCCTTTCTAAGCTTGCTTAAGAGTACTATTAGAGACGTTTGCCTCCGGCGTCGAGGACGGATATCCTATCTTCCAGCTTCAGGGCCTCACGGAGCTGCACCAATGCTGCCAAAGCTGAATGTGGTTCTGTAAATCCTCTGTTGATTATGGATGTGGATAGTTCCTCCCCCACTTGCCACGGTTCGGCAAATTTCCTGCGAATGATCGAATACAGGAGACTCACGGTCTCGCCCTGCAGAGTCGAGTCCAGCTTCAGAAGCACCGTAAGCAGTGTCCACTTGCAGAAGAGGAACGTATATCGTTCGAGAATTCGCTCGGGCACATCTAACCATGCCTCGGCGATTGCCTGACGCGTCAGGATCTCCCGATTGTACACGCTGTAACCAGCTTTTGTCAGGCAGCTGGCTATGGTTGGGTCTGTTACGCTGCTCCCAAGCAGTGAGCTTAGATAGCGCACAGATAGACAGGGGTACGAATCAATGGGGCGTGTTCTCGGGAATCCGCGCTCAATCAGTATTCCGCGCATGACTTCGTGGATCATCAACGCCTCAAAATCACGGCTCCCCTTGTTCAACCATATGGTATGGCGCGTGCCGGTAGTTGCGTGGTATCCTTCCGCCGAACGTAGGCGAGGGTTCGGGTGGTCGGCTATGTCCCGGAAGTCCACCTTTGTCAGAAAACCAGAGTGCTCCAACACAAATCTTCTCGCCTCGGTCGATAGATGCTTTCCCAGAACGCACTCTAATGGCTCATAGAGTGGCGATCTTCCCGAAACAACATCGTCATGCATAATTCAATCCTCTTAAGGCTCTTGTCAGAAGTTCGGTTGACTATATTATGTCATGTTAGGCATAATATCAACAGCCAGTTATGTTGGCCGGAATCGGCCGGAAAAGGTCAGGATCGCCGTCGAGTAAAGGGAGACAGAACCGATATGGGCAAGAAAGAATCAGCCTACGAGAAAGCGCTCAGAGAGATGAAGCTCCCGGAGGGGTGGTCCCACCAATCGCCATACAAATGGAAAAAGGTCGATCCAGCCTCTCAGGGGGAGAAGAAAACCCTCTTCGGCCTTTGCCGCGCCTGTATGCAGGGAGACTGCTCAACACTGGTGCACATGGAAGACGGCATCGTGGTCAAGGTGGAGGGCAATCCTGATGCGCCGCCGAACTGGGGCACGTTGTGCGCTAAGGGAAACGCTGAGGTCATGGCACTTTACAATCCTTACCGGATCAAGGCTCCCATGGTCCGAACGAATCCCGAAAAAGGTCTCGATGTTGACCCTAAATGGAAAGAGGTCACCTGGGAAGAAGCCCTGGACTATACAGCAGAAAAGCTCAAGGAAATACGGGAAAAAGATCCGAGAGGGCTTGTGATCTGCGAGGGATGGGGACAGCGAGACACGATACTCAGAAAACCTTTCGGGGAAGCTTTCGGCACGCCGAATGAGACCGGCTCCCATGGTGCACTCTGTACAGTCCATTACGCGACGTGTTTGGTGCACGCAGGCTATCCTGTCGCTATCGTCGATCTGGAACATTGCCAATACCACATCACCATCGGCCGTTCCCTGGGGCCTAATTTTGGCGCGGTCCCGGGCATGCGCCGTTTCGCCAAAGCGATTGAGCGTGGGATGAAGCTTGTGGTGGTTGATCCGCGGAGTTCTTATGAAGCGTCCAAGGGAGAATGGGTTCCTCTACGCCCCGGGACAGCGCTTGGCTTTCTCCTTGGCATGGCGCATGCCATGCTGCACGAGATCAAGATTTTCGATGTCTGGTTCCTTAAGAACCGCACCAATGCTCCTTATCTGATTGATGAAAAGGGAGAGTACGTGAGGGATTCCGATACGAACAAGCCCATGATGTGGGATCCGATAGAGAACCGGGCAAAACCGTACAATGCGGAATTCAAAGAGATCGCCCTCGAAGGCTCTTTCAGGGTAAACGGTGCGGCCTGCAGCACCGGTTTCACACTGGTAAAGGCGGAGTATGCAAAATATACTCCCGAATGGGCTGAGGAGATATCTACGGTTGCGGCAAAGACCATCAGAAGAATTGCCAGAGAATTCGTCGAACACGCGCGCATCGGCAGCACCATTGAGATTGATGGTTTTACTTTTCCGTTCCGGCCCGTATCGCTTAATGCGGAGCGCAACGTTACGAACCGCAGGGGAGGGACGTACGCCGATCTTGTGGGTAAGATCATCAACATGCTGGTGGGGAATATCGAAGTGCCGGGAGGGTGCCTGAGTTGCAGCGTGCGCGGGCCTATAATGGGTCCAACTGAGGACGGCACCGTGGAGCGACGCTACGAGGCCGTACCCAAGCCATTCACGTTTCCTCCGGAACATGCCGATCTTAAGGAATTCTACCCTCACAGCCACGTGTCTCCTCATCTGGTGCTCAATTCAATCCTTCATCCTGAAAAATGCTACATTCCCTACAAATTGGATGCGTGGCTCAACCTTGGAGCCAATCCGATAAAGAATAATGCCGAACCTCAAAAATATGTTGAGGGGTTCAAGAAGCTCTCATTTGTGGTCACGATCGCCTTTCACATGGATGAGCCGGCTATTATGTCGGATGTGCTTCTTCCCGAGCACAGCGCTCTGGAGAGGTTGCGCGCAGCGCCCTTCTACCTTCAGCATCAATCGATCGATGATGAAGTGAATGGATTGAAGATGATCCAGCTCAGAGAACCGGTGCCGACCCTTTTCAACACAAAGAATGCGGACGACATCTTTATGGATCTTGCCGAACGTCTCGGCATCCTCTACGGTGAGGGCGGGCTCTATGATCGCCTGAATAACTCCTTGGACTGGGTAGATAAAGAGGATGGCCTCAACATGAACGGTGAGTGGAAGCTCGATCTCAACCGAAGATACCCATTGGAGGAGATCTTTGATCGTCAGGTACGGGGCTGGCCATACAGCGGCGGCAAGGGTCTCAAGGAGCTGCGCGAAAAAGGCCACATCGACTACTGGAAGCAGAAAAAAGAATTTTATCTTTATTACTACTTCCCGGACAATCAAACCCGCCATCCTTTCTACCTCATGGGCCTAAAGGAAGTGGGTGACCGTCTGAGGGCAAACCTCGAAGAGCGGAAGATTTCCTTTCCCATGATCGATGACATGGACTATGTGTTCGATCTTTATCGTCCGATTCCTCATTGGGTCGAAAGTTCAGAATCCAGAGGATTTGAAGAAGGATATGACCTGTGGGCGATAAACTGGAAGACTCCCTATCTTGCGAATGACTCGAGCAACCTTGTGGGAAACCCGTGGCTAGCGGAGATTTATTCCAAAGATCCATGGGAGTTGGTAATACTGATCAATCCCGCCACGGCTTCGAAGAAAAAATTGAAAGACGGAGACACCGTAGTTGTAGAGTCGAGATACGGAAAGATTGAAGGCCGCCTCAGACTGTCGGAACTCTTTCACCCGGATGCGGTGGGTATCGGCGGGGATTATGGCTTGGGGACCTGTCAGTCCAATCCGCTGAATCGGATCGGTCCCCATTTCAACACACTCCTGTCTATTGATCCCAAGACATTGGATGCGGTAAGTGCGGGCCAGGACATTACTCCTGCGGTGAAAGTCTACCGAAAGAAGTGAAACTGCTATGGTTATAAGTCTCGGACCAAGTAAACTTTCTGTCACAATTGTTTCGACAAAGCAAAAGCCTGACATGAAGATTTAGAATACGAAATAGTTCGCACCTTTCTTTTATCGAGAAATAATCTCGCCGTACGGCAAGTTTAAAAATCATTTGCGATTTAAAAGAAATGAAGAGGGTTGATCGGCCCGGAGACGCAAACATTACCAATTCACGGTCAACCGGCTCCCTTTTTTGAAGAGAGTGAAAAGGCATCTCAGAAATGACCAAACATTTTCTGCAAGAACAGCAGAAGTCTCAGCCCATCAGACTCTTGCGAACTGATGAAGGCTGGCAAGGAACATGGCACGCACAGTACCGGGTTCGGGTAAGCACGCGAGCACGAAGCCTTTTTCTCACTCATCACTACAAGAGCTCGATCTAACCGACTGGGATTACCAGAAAGTTCCACATTTCTGCGCGAAACGAGGCG from Syntrophorhabdaceae bacterium encodes the following:
- a CDS encoding molybdopterin-dependent oxidoreductase; translated protein: MGKKESAYEKALREMKLPEGWSHQSPYKWKKVDPASQGEKKTLFGLCRACMQGDCSTLVHMEDGIVVKVEGNPDAPPNWGTLCAKGNAEVMALYNPYRIKAPMVRTNPEKGLDVDPKWKEVTWEEALDYTAEKLKEIREKDPRGLVICEGWGQRDTILRKPFGEAFGTPNETGSHGALCTVHYATCLVHAGYPVAIVDLEHCQYHITIGRSLGPNFGAVPGMRRFAKAIERGMKLVVVDPRSSYEASKGEWVPLRPGTALGFLLGMAHAMLHEIKIFDVWFLKNRTNAPYLIDEKGEYVRDSDTNKPMMWDPIENRAKPYNAEFKEIALEGSFRVNGAACSTGFTLVKAEYAKYTPEWAEEISTVAAKTIRRIAREFVEHARIGSTIEIDGFTFPFRPVSLNAERNVTNRRGGTYADLVGKIINMLVGNIEVPGGCLSCSVRGPIMGPTEDGTVERRYEAVPKPFTFPPEHADLKEFYPHSHVSPHLVLNSILHPEKCYIPYKLDAWLNLGANPIKNNAEPQKYVEGFKKLSFVVTIAFHMDEPAIMSDVLLPEHSALERLRAAPFYLQHQSIDDEVNGLKMIQLREPVPTLFNTKNADDIFMDLAERLGILYGEGGLYDRLNNSLDWVDKEDGLNMNGEWKLDLNRRYPLEEIFDRQVRGWPYSGGKGLKELREKGHIDYWKQKKEFYLYYYFPDNQTRHPFYLMGLKEVGDRLRANLEERKISFPMIDDMDYVFDLYRPIPHWVESSESRGFEEGYDLWAINWKTPYLANDSSNLVGNPWLAEIYSKDPWELVILINPATASKKKLKDGDTVVVESRYGKIEGRLRLSELFHPDAVGIGGDYGLGTCQSNPLNRIGPHFNTLLSIDPKTLDAVSAGQDITPAVKVYRKK